One Mangrovimonas cancribranchiae DNA segment encodes these proteins:
- a CDS encoding glycoside hydrolase family 3 C-terminal domain-containing protein: MKRNIIYSALLFSVFLTFSCKESSKQEPTNVLNNTQEETYKGQPITSDFDAKIDSLISQMTVEEKIGMLHGNSMFATKAIERLGIPELTMADGPLGVREEISRDNWAPAGWDNDFATYYPAGGGVAATWSPELSYEFGYSVGEEAIARDKDVLLSPAINIIRTPLGGRTYEYFTEDPFLNKKLTVPFIVGLQENDVAACVKHYAANNQETNRDFVDVQIDERTLREIYLPAFKAAVKEAQAYSFMGAYNKFRGDYLCENDYMLNKVLREEWGFKGIVISDWAAVHNTKKALENGTDLEMGTPKPFNEFYFADPLIKAVKEGTVAETEVDKSVRRILRLMYTLKSIDDKGRAKGSIDTEAHFKDAYNIAAESIVLLKNENNALPLQLNGVKSIAVIGNNATKKNALGGFGAGVKTKREVTPLEGLKNRLPESIQINYAEGYQERYAKNEKAKLGDITLNGPVTINELNPDLVEEAVNAAKNSDVAVIFAGSNRDYETEASDRASLALPFGQEKLIEKVLEVNPNTIVVFIAGAPFDIKATTDKAKAVVWSWFNGSEGGNALADVLLGNVNPSGKLPWTMPVDLSDSPAHATNSFPGDDVVKYEEGILVGYRWFDTKNIEPLYPFGYGLSYTNFNISQLKTNKSSYTEQEVITVEVSVENIGELDGKEVIQVYVSKPESKVERAIHELKGFAKVTVASGDKTTATVQIPVEELAFYNVDTASWEVEKGNYVIKVGNSSRNLVDETTITIQ, from the coding sequence ATGAAAAGAAATATAATTTACTCAGCATTACTTTTTAGTGTGTTCTTAACATTTTCCTGCAAGGAAAGTTCCAAACAAGAACCAACTAATGTCTTGAATAACACACAAGAAGAGACCTATAAAGGTCAACCAATAACCAGTGATTTTGATGCTAAAATAGATAGTTTAATTTCCCAAATGACTGTTGAAGAAAAAATAGGTATGCTACATGGTAATAGTATGTTTGCAACTAAGGCCATCGAGCGATTAGGTATTCCTGAGCTAACAATGGCCGATGGCCCGTTAGGTGTTCGTGAAGAAATATCTCGTGATAATTGGGCGCCAGCAGGTTGGGATAACGATTTTGCAACTTATTATCCAGCTGGTGGAGGTGTTGCCGCTACATGGAGTCCAGAACTGTCTTATGAGTTTGGTTATAGTGTAGGAGAAGAAGCTATTGCTAGAGATAAAGACGTATTGCTATCACCTGCAATTAATATTATTAGAACACCTTTAGGAGGAAGAACGTACGAGTATTTTACCGAAGATCCTTTTTTAAATAAAAAGCTAACAGTACCGTTTATTGTGGGACTTCAGGAAAACGATGTGGCCGCTTGTGTGAAACATTATGCGGCTAATAACCAGGAAACTAATCGCGATTTTGTCGATGTTCAAATAGACGAACGTACACTTCGCGAAATTTACTTGCCTGCTTTTAAAGCTGCTGTAAAAGAAGCACAAGCATATAGTTTTATGGGAGCGTATAATAAATTTCGTGGCGATTATTTATGCGAAAACGATTATATGCTAAATAAAGTCCTTCGTGAAGAATGGGGCTTTAAAGGTATTGTTATTTCAGATTGGGCTGCTGTTCATAATACCAAAAAAGCATTAGAAAATGGAACCGATTTAGAAATGGGAACACCAAAACCATTTAACGAGTTTTATTTTGCCGACCCCTTAATAAAAGCTGTAAAGGAAGGCACTGTTGCAGAAACAGAAGTCGATAAATCTGTAAGAAGAATTTTAAGATTGATGTATACCTTAAAAAGTATTGACGATAAAGGTCGTGCTAAAGGAAGTATAGATACCGAAGCACATTTTAAAGACGCCTACAATATTGCTGCAGAAAGTATTGTCTTATTAAAAAATGAGAATAACGCATTACCATTACAACTAAATGGCGTGAAGAGCATAGCAGTTATAGGAAATAATGCTACAAAAAAGAATGCTTTAGGTGGTTTTGGCGCTGGTGTTAAAACAAAACGCGAAGTAACACCATTGGAAGGCTTAAAAAATAGATTGCCAGAAAGCATCCAAATAAATTATGCAGAAGGCTATCAAGAACGTTATGCAAAAAATGAGAAAGCCAAATTAGGCGATATTACCTTAAATGGTCCAGTAACTATTAATGAATTAAATCCAGATTTAGTTGAAGAAGCTGTAAATGCTGCTAAAAATTCTGATGTGGCAGTCATTTTTGCAGGGTCTAATAGAGACTATGAAACCGAGGCTTCCGACCGTGCAAGTTTAGCCTTGCCTTTTGGGCAAGAAAAACTTATTGAGAAAGTACTTGAGGTTAACCCAAATACTATAGTGGTATTCATTGCTGGAGCACCGTTTGATATTAAAGCTACAACAGACAAAGCGAAAGCCGTAGTTTGGTCATGGTTTAATGGCTCAGAAGGCGGTAATGCATTAGCCGATGTTTTATTAGGTAACGTAAATCCGTCTGGTAAACTGCCATGGACTATGCCTGTCGATTTATCAGACTCACCAGCTCACGCTACAAATAGTTTCCCAGGGGATGACGTAGTGAAGTACGAAGAAGGCATTTTAGTAGGTTACCGTTGGTTCGATACAAAAAATATAGAACCATTATATCCTTTTGGTTATGGATTGTCTTACACCAATTTTAATATATCACAACTTAAAACTAACAAATCATCTTATACAGAACAGGAAGTTATAACAGTAGAGGTTTCTGTGGAAAACATAGGTGAATTGGATGGAAAAGAAGTTATACAAGTTTATGTGTCTAAACCAGAATCAAAAGTAGAAAGAGCAATTCATGAACTTAAAGGGTTTGCCAAAGTAACTGTAGCTTCTGGAGATAAAACAACGGCGACTGTTCAAATCCCAGTTGAGGAATTAGCATTTTACAATGTAGACACAGCCTCTTGGGAGGTAGAAAAAGGAAATTACGTTATTAAAGTAGGTAATTCCTCAAGAAATTTAGTTGATGAAACAACAATAACTATTCAATAA
- a CDS encoding glycoside hydrolase family 3 C-terminal domain-containing protein produces MLKPLFFYICVLGVVSQLIGQKQYDYPFQNPSLDVEKRIDNLLSLMTLDEKINALSTNPSVPRLGIVGTSHVEGLHGLALGGPADWGGKDKEPLPTTTFPQAYGLGETWDVDLLKRVANAEGYETRYAWQKYKRGGLVVRAPNADLARDPRWGRTEESFGEDPFLTGQLTVAFVKGLQGENPKYWQTASLMKHFLANSNEDGRTYTSSDFSERLWREYYAVPFKMGIVEGGSRAYMAAYNKVNGVPAMVHPMLKNITQNEWGQNGIICTDGGAFKLLLSDHKYYPNKYLGAAATIKAGINQFLDEYVEAVYGAISNRYLTEADIDKELRGNYRVMIKLGLLDNSEANPYSKIGINSHENPWDSKTHKDLALEATEKSIVLLKNDTKLLPLQKNKIKRIAVIGERANQVLLDWYSGTPPYTVTPLQGIKEKVNETTEVLYAKNNADGKAVTIAKQADVVIVVVGNHPTCDAGWADCPVPSHGKESVDRQSLELEEEDLVKVVHQANPNTVVVLASSFPYTINWTQGHVPSIVHMTQNSQEMGYALANVLFGEYNPAGRLTQTWVKSITDLPPLMDYDITNNRTYMYFKGEPLYAFGYGLSYTTFEYSTVETNKTVLKKNDTLEVQVTIKNKGDYDGDEVVQLYVSYPNSKVTRPQKALKAFKRVHLTKGESKTVVLQLRAKDLEYWNKNKQQFVLESGEIELQIGSASNKIKLKKTININN; encoded by the coding sequence ATGTTGAAACCTCTTTTTTTCTACATATGTGTTTTAGGTGTTGTATCTCAACTTATCGGGCAAAAGCAATATGACTATCCGTTTCAAAATCCAAGTTTAGATGTTGAAAAACGTATAGACAACCTATTGTCTTTAATGACACTCGATGAGAAAATAAATGCTTTAAGTACCAATCCATCGGTGCCTAGATTAGGAATTGTAGGAACATCGCATGTAGAAGGACTTCATGGTCTTGCTTTAGGAGGACCAGCAGATTGGGGAGGAAAAGATAAAGAACCTTTACCTACAACTACGTTTCCTCAAGCTTATGGACTAGGGGAAACGTGGGATGTAGATTTACTAAAAAGAGTAGCCAATGCCGAAGGTTACGAAACGCGCTATGCTTGGCAAAAATACAAACGAGGCGGTTTGGTGGTTCGTGCGCCTAATGCCGATTTGGCAAGAGACCCGCGTTGGGGACGCACCGAGGAAAGTTTTGGTGAAGACCCTTTTTTAACAGGGCAATTAACGGTTGCTTTTGTTAAAGGATTGCAAGGCGAAAATCCTAAATACTGGCAAACGGCCTCATTAATGAAACATTTTTTGGCCAATAGTAATGAAGATGGGCGTACCTATACATCATCAGATTTTAGTGAACGATTATGGCGTGAGTATTATGCGGTACCATTTAAAATGGGCATAGTGGAAGGTGGTTCACGTGCGTATATGGCTGCATATAATAAAGTAAATGGTGTGCCTGCCATGGTGCATCCTATGCTTAAAAACATTACCCAAAACGAGTGGGGACAAAATGGTATTATTTGTACCGATGGCGGGGCGTTTAAGCTATTGCTTTCCGATCATAAGTATTACCCTAATAAATATTTAGGTGCAGCAGCTACGATAAAAGCAGGTATTAATCAGTTTTTAGATGAATATGTCGAAGCTGTTTATGGTGCCATATCAAACAGATATTTAACCGAAGCCGATATCGATAAAGAGTTACGAGGTAATTATCGTGTGATGATTAAATTGGGACTTTTAGATAACTCCGAAGCCAATCCGTATTCAAAAATAGGTATTAACAGCCATGAAAATCCTTGGGACTCAAAAACGCATAAAGATTTAGCTTTAGAAGCTACCGAAAAATCAATTGTACTTCTAAAAAACGACACCAAATTATTACCACTTCAAAAAAATAAAATAAAACGCATTGCTGTTATTGGCGAGCGGGCTAATCAGGTGCTTTTAGATTGGTATAGTGGTACGCCACCTTATACAGTAACACCATTGCAAGGTATAAAGGAAAAGGTTAATGAAACGACCGAAGTGCTTTACGCAAAAAATAATGCTGATGGCAAAGCTGTAACTATCGCAAAACAAGCCGATGTTGTTATTGTTGTTGTTGGAAATCATCCGACTTGCGATGCTGGTTGGGCCGATTGTCCTGTGCCAAGTCACGGTAAAGAGTCGGTCGATAGGCAATCGTTAGAATTGGAAGAAGAAGACCTTGTAAAAGTCGTGCACCAGGCTAACCCAAATACCGTTGTGGTTTTGGCGAGTAGTTTTCCGTATACAATAAACTGGACTCAAGGGCATGTGCCTTCTATTGTACATATGACTCAGAACAGTCAAGAGATGGGATATGCCTTAGCTAATGTATTGTTCGGTGAGTATAACCCTGCGGGACGTTTAACACAAACGTGGGTGAAATCGATTACCGATTTACCTCCTTTAATGGATTACGATATCACAAACAATCGAACGTATATGTATTTTAAAGGCGAACCCTTATATGCTTTTGGTTACGGATTAAGCTACACAACGTTCGAGTATTCAACTGTCGAAACAAATAAAACAGTTCTTAAAAAGAACGATACTTTAGAGGTGCAAGTTACAATTAAAAACAAAGGTGATTATGATGGCGATGAGGTTGTACAGTTGTATGTGTCATATCCAAATTCTAAAGTCACTCGTCCACAAAAAGCTTTAAAAGCATTTAAAAGAGTTCATCTTACAAAAGGTGAATCAAAAACTGTTGTGCTTCAGCTAAGAGCGAAAGACTTGGAATATTGGAATAAAAATAAACAACAATTTGTTTTAGAATCTGGGGAAATAGAGCTTCAAATAGGTTCGGCATCAAATAAAATAAAACTCAAAAAAACAATTAATATCAATAACTAA